A genomic stretch from Methylophilus medardicus includes:
- the rpsT gene encoding 30S ribosomal protein S20, with protein sequence MANTAQARKRARQSVKVNAHNAALRSTLRTAIKKVIKAIQTGDKAAAVASYQENVSVIDRIADKKIIHKNKAARHKSRLTAAIKALSGDTPATLASVKKAAAPKAEAAPAKKAAKPRAKKAAE encoded by the coding sequence ATGGCAAATACCGCACAAGCGCGCAAACGCGCGCGCCAATCCGTAAAAGTGAATGCACACAATGCTGCGTTGCGTTCAACTTTGCGTACTGCGATTAAAAAAGTAATTAAAGCGATCCAAACTGGTGACAAAGCTGCTGCTGTGGCTTCTTACCAAGAAAACGTTAGCGTGATCGATCGCATCGCTGACAAAAAAATCATTCACAAAAACAAAGCTGCTCGTCATAAGAGCCGTTTGACTGCTGCCATCAAAGCATTGTCCGGTGATACACCAGCGACTTTAGCTTCTGTGAAAAAAGCAGCTGCACCGAAAGCCGAAGCGGCACCAGCTAAAAAAGCTGCTAAGCCTCGCGCGAAAAAAGCTGCTGAATAA